A region from the Clostridium beijerinckii genome encodes:
- a CDS encoding IS1182 family transposase: protein MYKIKKSYTKDYNEFNDNFQLILPLNLENLIPEDDSVRLLSHVLEGLDYRKLYKAYSSVGRKPAVEPKIMFKIISYAYSQNVYSSRKIEKACKRDINFRWLLQGCKAPDHATISRFRKDYLSNEVIEELFYQQVNYLADQNEVLFENVFIDGTKIEANANRYTFVWKKAIYKNEEKMFNKILTLVENVNLEELKEFSIQKETLINDLDKILEWLLYEKEKRNIEFVHGIGKRKTTIQKWIEQLFEYKERQEKYNFSKTIFSNRNSYSKTDPDATFMHMKDDHMRNGQLKPAYNVQIAVESEYVTGVGIFDDRNDIATLIPMLNNMQEKIGRKYLNVIADSGYESEENYLFLEYNNQTPYIKPQTYEKWKKRSFKNDISKRENMQYDAESDFYVCNNGRKLIPTSIIHRKSASGYKSEVTVYECESCDNCVHKEKCTKAKGNRKMQVSKTFVEKREISYRNITTEIGAKLRMNRSIQVEGAFGVLKSDYEFNRFLTRGKNSVKTEFILLCFGYNINKLHSKIQNGRTQKHLHELKQSA, encoded by the coding sequence ATGTACAAAATAAAGAAATCATACACTAAAGATTATAATGAATTTAATGATAATTTTCAACTTATATTACCATTAAATTTGGAAAATTTAATACCAGAAGATGATTCTGTTCGCTTGCTAAGCCACGTATTGGAGGGATTAGATTACAGAAAGTTGTATAAGGCGTACTCTTCCGTTGGAAGAAAACCGGCAGTGGAACCCAAAATCATGTTCAAAATAATATCGTATGCGTATTCTCAAAATGTTTATTCAAGTAGAAAAATAGAAAAAGCATGTAAAAGAGATATAAATTTTAGATGGCTGCTTCAAGGATGCAAAGCCCCTGATCATGCTACAATTAGTAGATTTCGAAAAGATTATCTTTCAAATGAAGTAATTGAAGAATTATTTTATCAGCAAGTTAATTATTTAGCTGATCAAAATGAAGTATTATTTGAAAATGTATTTATTGATGGTACTAAAATCGAGGCGAATGCCAATCGATATACTTTTGTTTGGAAGAAAGCCATTTACAAAAATGAAGAGAAAATGTTTAATAAAATTCTTACTCTTGTTGAAAATGTCAATCTTGAAGAATTGAAAGAATTTAGTATTCAAAAAGAAACATTGATAAATGATCTCGATAAAATTCTCGAATGGCTTTTATATGAAAAAGAGAAGAGAAACATAGAATTTGTTCATGGAATTGGTAAGAGAAAAACTACAATTCAGAAATGGATAGAGCAACTATTTGAATATAAAGAGAGACAAGAAAAATATAATTTCAGTAAAACCATATTCTCAAATAGAAATAGTTATTCTAAAACTGATCCAGACGCAACTTTCATGCATATGAAAGATGATCATATGAGAAATGGTCAATTAAAGCCAGCATATAATGTACAAATTGCAGTTGAAAGCGAATACGTGACCGGTGTCGGAATATTTGATGATAGAAATGACATAGCAACACTAATACCTATGCTTAATAATATGCAAGAAAAAATTGGTCGTAAATATCTTAATGTGATTGCAGATTCGGGTTATGAAAGCGAAGAAAATTATTTATTTTTAGAATACAATAATCAGACCCCATACATAAAGCCGCAAACTTATGAAAAGTGGAAAAAAAGAAGTTTCAAAAATGATATAAGTAAGCGAGAAAATATGCAATATGATGCTGAATCAGATTTTTATGTTTGCAATAATGGTAGAAAGTTGATTCCGACCTCTATTATTCATAGAAAATCCGCCAGTGGATACAAATCAGAAGTTACTGTTTATGAGTGTGAAAGCTGTGATAATTGTGTTCATAAAGAAAAATGTACAAAAGCAAAAGGAAATAGAAAGATGCAGGTTTCGAAAACTTTTGTAGAAAAGCGTGAAATATCTTATAGAAATATTACAACTGAAATTGGAGCTAAATTAAGAATGAACAGATCTATTCAGGTCGAAGGAGCATTTGGAGTTCTAAAAAGTGACTATGAATTCAATAGATTTTTAACACGTGGAAAAAATAGTGTAAAAACTGAATTTATTTTGCTTTGTTTTGGTTATAACATTAACAAATTGCATTCAAAAATCCAAAACGGAAGAACTCAAAAACATCTTCATGAATTAAAACAATCTGCCTAA
- a CDS encoding metallophosphoesterase — translation MIKNLIAISSLALLSALIYFDNTLIKVSNYKIKSDKIPKGFNNFKIVHLSDLHSYGLKNYNIQLIKKINNENPNIIVMTGDMVNKYDTNFEKFLSLSETLSKKYDIYYILGNHEVRLKKDDLDLIIQKLKKFGIKVLINEKINIMRKKDYINIYGMDIPLSYYKIINKPSNVEEIITGVLNQCSEKEYNILLAHNPLYFEEYAKNNVDLTLSGHVHGGMIRLPFVGALLSPERKFFPKYSSGVYEVNNKKLIVSRGIGHSRPGVRLFNRPEIVSITLLN, via the coding sequence ATGATTAAAAATCTAATAGCCATATCAAGTTTGGCTTTACTGTCCGCATTAATATATTTTGATAATACTTTAATAAAAGTATCAAACTATAAAATTAAAAGTGATAAAATTCCCAAAGGGTTTAATAATTTTAAAATAGTTCATTTATCAGATTTACATAGCTATGGTCTTAAAAATTATAATATTCAATTAATTAAAAAGATTAATAATGAAAATCCCAATATTATTGTTATGACTGGAGATATGGTTAATAAGTATGATACAAATTTTGAAAAATTTTTAAGCTTGTCAGAAACTTTGAGCAAAAAATATGATATATATTATATTTTAGGAAATCATGAAGTAAGATTAAAAAAAGATGATTTAGACCTCATTATACAAAAACTTAAAAAATTTGGAATTAAAGTATTGATTAATGAAAAAATAAATATAATGAGAAAAAAAGACTATATAAATATTTATGGAATGGATATTCCACTTTCATATTATAAAATAATAAATAAACCTTCGAATGTAGAAGAAATAATTACTGGAGTACTTAATCAATGCAGTGAAAAGGAATATAACATTTTATTAGCACATAATCCACTATATTTTGAGGAATACGCAAAGAATAATGTAGACTTAACATTATCAGGGCATGTTCATGGAGGTATGATAAGATTGCCGTTTGTAGGAGCATTACTTTCACCAGAAAGGAAATTCTTTCCTAAATATAGTAGCGGAGTGTATGAAGTGAATAATAAAAAGCTTATTGTAAGTAGAGGTATTGGACATAGCAGACCAGGAGTAAGATTATTTAATAGGCCAGAAATAGTTAGTATAACTTTATTAAATTAA